CATAAACCTACATTCCTAAAGATAAAAGGTTACGACCTTGTAAATGGGTCCTGTGCAGCGTCTGCACAGAGGCAGCTGCTAAGAAACAAGTGTCGGTGTTCAGGGACTTCCTGAAAGTTCTGCTCTCTGAATataagaaatgggaaaaggagGTCCTATTATTATTGCTCTTGTTATTACTCTAAATGGCCCCAAACAACATCCAGTAGAAATCGTGGTCACCATGTAATAGTTGGAACAATACATCTAGTTTACTCTCTGTATTCCAGGGGCACCTGCCTTGTGAAAATTGCGCCCTTGCAAGCAAATTAAAATGCCCTCTTTTATCCAACAGACTGTCTGTAAGACTTATGACAGGAAACAAACGAGGCGGTTAAGTTATCTGTTTCCCCAGGCGCAGAGTGTCTGGGCGACCCCTCAGATGCTGCCCAAGAGGGTCCCCCCAGGTCTGCTCTGCTCAACAAACGTCTCCTGGGAGAGAAACCCCCGATTTTGGACTTTTTGTCGGGTTGGAAAAGCGCAGGCCCAGAGGTGAGGGCGTGGGCCGTCTGCTCGTGGAAGCGCGGGTCTCCGACCTGCGCGGGAGAGAGAGgcgggaaaggaaggaaagaaaaggggagtCCGGAAAGGTTTTTTCTTGGGCCTTTCACCCGCGTCTCCTCTCCCGACGCGCACCCACCCCGGAATGAAGGCAGCACCCTCTGAGCGTGGAGCCCCATCGGGACAGGGGACAGGACACACTTTCCACGTCCCCTCCCGTTGTCCTTCCAGCCGAGCAGGGACACCCTGGAGGGAAGAATTTTCAGCCAAAAGTGAAGGTCAACCTGGGTCAGGAAGAGGTGTCCCTCCCTGACGtccaaaaaggaaggaaggggggcgGGAAGACGCGCACCCAGGCCAGAAAGTCCACGCAGATTAAGAGGAGAGTCGGCGTCGCGCTCACCTGGACCCGGCGAACTGCCCTCGCGCGCGGGGACCAGCTGCAAGGCGATGGATGTGGTTTACGGAATAAGTGTGCTTTGTCTTCCGTATTTCTgaggaagaaaatggaatgaaTCCATACAACGAACTGTGAAAACAAAGTGCACATATTAAGTTTAACTGAAACTGGCTACCAAcgaaaaagttaaaaaaggggaaaaacaaaactggCTACAGAAATAACATGCCGAATGAAGAGTAGACTGTGATCGTTtactataaaacaataaaatgcttttttctaaaaatttttaaaattggaaaacatatcattttaaaggggaaaatagaCGACCGACTAACTTGGATACAGTCACTACGGAGAAATCGAATGGCCGGTTTTTACACAAACACCATAAGGTCTCGTTTAGTTTGCGAAACCAGAGTCAAGTGTGTGACTGACGTGCTGAAAATTTCAAAGCCAAGTAACTTTTAAAGGTTACTAAAACGGATCCTTTTAATAAGAATGAAGTCGGCCCAGACGGAATCCGATTCTTTCGAGAAAGGCCGCCGGAAAATGAGTTCCCTTCAGAACCCATCTTGCCCAAAGCGGGTGCGGAAGTCCCCCACCCGCCTCCGCTCGCGGAGCTCCGGGCCGCTGCGCCAGGTGGGGCCGCGAGCGGAGAGACCAGGCGGGGTGGGCTGGGCTCGGGACCCGCGGCGCTCGCGGGGGCTCGGGTTCCGCGTGGGCAGACGAGACGTCCCGAGGCCCCGCCTGACTCGGGCGAGCAGTGGGAGGGCGCCCCGGGTTCCGCGCGGGAGGCGAGCCCGGGTGAGGCCGGAGGTGGCTGCGCCCGGAGCGGCCCTCCCGACAGGCGACTGGCGCCTGCCGGCCGCAGAGAGGCAGGGGCAGCGGGAAAGAAGAGCCGGCAAATCGGGCGTCCAGTGCCCCCGGCGGCTGTGCCACGACCGCCCTCGGGCTGCGCGGGCGCCCCCACGGGCCTGCAGTCCGGGGCTCCCGCTCCGACCCCGGGACCCCGCGCCCGCTCGCGCCCGCTCTAGGAGTCTCGGTGACCTCGGCCACTCGGTCCCGGGCCCGTGCTCCGCGACCCCCCTCGAAATCCTCGCCTCGCCCGAGCTCCCGACTTAGGCCTCAAACAGCAGAGCCTACGGGGTCCCGCGTGTCCCTGTCTCACTCGGCGCTGACTTAGGGTCGCGGGGCCTGCGGGTGTCGAGCGCCCCGAGACCCTCGCACTTCGCTCGCGCCCGGATCCCAACCGTCACGGAACTCGGCGCCGGGACTCGGTGGGGTCGGCAGATGTCGGAAACCGCGGAGGCCGAAACCACCCTCGAAGTCCCCGAGCCGCCCCTCTGGGCGCCCCCTCTGGGCCCTTCATGGGCAGCTACCTGGGTAAGCCGCGACCCTCGCCGCCCCCGGCGGAGGCGCGCGCAGACCTGGCCCAGACGCCGGTGGCCCGCCGGCCCTGTCAGGCCCTTCACCAGGTCCACCGGGTGCAGCACGTCCACCGCGCCCACCCTGCCCCTCGGCTCCGACCCGCGGCAAGGCCGAGGACCTGGGACCCTGCCGACCCCGCCTCGTGGGTGGTGAATGAGGCCTGGAAGCGCTTTCCCATGAAGCGGCCCCAGAATTCCATCGTGGGGCCCCTCGCCTCAGACTGGTGGGAAAGCTACCTGAAGCGGACTCTTTGGTCGCTTCGGCACCCCAGGGCAGTGTGGAGCCCGGTGACCGTCACCATCACTCCTCGGAGAGGGCTCCCCGCCAAGGCCCCGGCGCAGGCCATCGGCTTAGCGGGGCCCTCGCCTCCTGAGAAGCCCCCGGACCCACGCGCGAGGGAGACAGTGCTCAGGGCCCTCAGAGACAGCAAGAAAGGGAGGCTGCGGCTGGAAGAAACACCGTCCCCGCCTCCCGAAAGGCTGGACGGTAAGCGGAGGAGTCCAGACGCCAGGCCGTCGGCATTTAAGCCTCTGACGGGAAGCGGAGACCTCGCCTCCTTCGTGCCGAGTCTTGGGCCTCTGGGGAGAAGCCTGGGCCCCTGGAACTCAGACCACGGCCTGCGGAGGAGGCCCGCTTCCTCCCCCGCGAGCTCCTCGGGCAGCTCCCACGCAGGCCGGCCCCTCCGTCCCAAAAGAAATGCAATTACGAGCTCTTACAGCTCTTCCAGAGATTTCTCCGAGCCCTGGAAGAGAAACCTTCTCCGTTCATCCTTCCAGATGCCCGAGTGGCCGGTGAAAAGGAAAACCGGCCAGCAGGATCACTCTGCGGCCCCGCTGGCGTCAGAGGGGTCCGGAGCAGCGTCTGGCAGCGGCGGGCAGCAAAAGGAGGCTCTTCCACGGCCGCGCTGTCGTCCTGGGACCCCGCTGTCCCTGAGCCCACCTCCCCAGCTTGGTGATGCAGTCCCTGCTGAGGACCCGGCCTTGGGGATGAAAGCTGGACTCCAGTGGGGCAGCAAAACCAGACAGGGTACAACAGAGGTCACCACAGGGCCTCCCCTATCTGTCACCCTGGAGTGTGCAGGCACAGCTCCAACCCAGGGCACACATCTTCAGGTGGCATCTCCAGGCCCACTGGCCTCCCTgcagtggaggggagaggaaaccAGCGTGGCCCACTCATCTCTGAAGACAGCCAGCCTGCTGGCCCCACCCTTGTGCTCGCCGTCAGAGCCCCTTCCAGGTCCCTCTTGGGACGAAAAGCCCACAGCCGCCGTCACCCTTATGACCCCTGCTTCTCCCGCATCACCTGTCACTGTCACCACACGGCGGCCTCCGACCAGGCAGGCTGACAGGTCTGCCAGGCCCCCAGACCCACCCACCGTGACCTCTGCATTGCCCTCTACACGGAGGACTTTGTTTGCAACGGCGAGGAAACCAGCTCACCGTCCTTCTGCGTCTGCACCTCCTGCTGCAACTTCTGCTGACCCCTCATGGAAACCCGTTCCGGGGCCCCCACCCACCAGTGAGACTGGGGACGCCTTACCGCCCAGGGTCTCAGTCACAGCTGCGGCACGTTCACCTCCAGGCATCTCGGTGCCCACCTTCGAGCCCATCTTTGGCGGCATAGAACCGCTCGAAAGTGTGCCCGTGACAGCTCCCTCTTTCAAGCAGgcctctcctccagctcctcctgcttGCACCCACCTCTGCCAGGACCTGGTCAAGGCTGCCTCTGTGGCCACATCCACCGCCCCAAGAAGCACATCCAAAGACTCTTCTTTCAAGCCACCTCTGGATCTGGATGTAGCGGATGTGACTGGTGCTGTGGGCGACACTTACTCTGTCCCTTCCACTTCTCACACTTTTCCCCTTGGGGCTTCCCGTGGCTTCAGGGCCAGCTCCTCCCCAGGCACAGGCTTCAGTGTCCCACCTGCCCAGCATGCCACCATTCCTGTGGCACACACAGCCAGCATCTGTAGCCGgcttcctcccagggctgcccagaCATCCCCTGGGAAAAGCACTGCCAACTTTAAGCGCAAGGGCAGCCCTCTGTCGGCCTCCGCCCTCATAACCTCAGGCCAGCCCACACTGTTATCTGGCATCTCCAATCCGACCTCAGTAGTCACAGCTCCTTTGGGGTCAAGCTCAAAGCCACCTTTCCCCCTATCCCCGGGAGCCACCCCTCAGCCTGCATTTGGGGCTGCAGGTGAGCAAAAGCAAGGGGCCGCCCAACCAGCCCTTGGCCCAGGCTTCAGTAGTTCTGTTTTTAGAAACTCGGCTGTGgcatcccccaccccaagcccagcTCAGCCAGCCCTCAGCAGCCCCACACAGTCAGCTTTTGTGGTGTTGACACCCTCAGTGCACGCCTTCCACGCCCCTGCCAGCATCCAGCCAGATGCAGGCAGCACCCCAGCAGGTTTCCCCCTCGGTCCAGCGGGCGCCACTGGCTTTGGAGGTATCACCGAGACCCGCCAGAGTGCGGCTCGTGGCTCAGTGTTCGGCAGCACAGCCCCACGACCATTTGCCTTTGGGGGGTTAGTGACCCCTATGGACTGTGGGGAGTCTGGAGTCCCAAACATGAGCTCTAAGGCCAGGGTGCTGTCCATTGGAGCAATGCCAAGTGGGACCACTCACGCGGTCACACCGTTTGGTAAAGGCTGGAGTCAGAACACCCAGGGCCTGACCAGCCAGGGCACCCCTTTTGCTTCGGGGAGGGCCAGCATTTCTGCAAGGAAGACTATGCTTGGGGGTCCCCCCACATTCCCCTTAGCTCACAGCATCCCTGTCCCTAGGCCAGTTAAGACGGGCAGTAGCTTTGGGAATCCCTCTCCACCTGCCAAGGGCTCCGTTGGGAGAGGGTCTTTTAAATCATCAGCCCCTTCATTTTCCATTGGTGCAAAACCAAAAACTCCCAAGAACCGAGAACAAGGGCACTCCCGAAGGCATCATACCCACAAGAAATAGCCCCGGTCCCTCGTTGTCACCCTGACTCGGACCTCAGTGCTGTCCGGAAGAGCCTCAGTATCTTCTAATCTTGTAAAGCAAAAGTACCCAGATTTAAGGCTAGAGCTGTATGTTCACCTGTGGCCCCTCCTCTAAATTCTGGAAAGTGGGTACCAAGATGTCTAGTGGTGATGGCAGAAAAAAACCGGGTGGGAGATCCGGACTTGAACAGAAACTTCCCCTCCTGTGCACTGCTCTCTGCCTCAGGTGTGGGCTCAGTCAGAACACTGCCTCCAGCTTTCCCCAGGGAACAGACGTGCCAGGAAGGCAACAGGTacggccccgcccctcaccccttGCATCTTTGGGAGGAAGAATGGATTTTAAGTCTTAGCTTTTATTTGGTTCTAAGAAGTGGCTCCCTCTCTCTGGTTCCTGACAATGctgagtcctcattctttctgCGTTGTTCCTCAGTGGGTTCCCGGAGGAGTTCTGATGTAATCTGACCTGGAACCAGCTTTTCCTCCAGGACCAACGGTCAGTCCTGAGGGTGTGGTGCCACTTCCTCCGACCAAACTGTTTTCACTGTTTTCCAGGAAAGGTGGCATTCCAGACCCATCCTTCTCTCTGCCAGTTTAGCTCCCAAGAGATTGGTGAGTGAAGACTCCGCCTGTCAGATCCACAGGTCACTCCTCATCCAGAACAGGGGAGCTCTGGGCCAGCGTGCCTCCAGGCTGGGAGCGGGCAGGTGGGCCTTGACTGCTTGTCACGTCTTCACTCACCATTCTCCAGGGTGTATGCAGAGACTCCTCTTCCCTGAGTCTAACGGGATGGTCCGGTATGCTTTCAGTGGAGCTTGGAGAAGGAATGACTTGCAGGAGCAGTGCTCTGAGGATAGAACCAGACTTACTTATGCAACGTAAGCCTGGGGCCTAGCTGATGGGATGAGTCAAGTTGCACCACAGTATGGCTACAAATGCCAATTTTCAAGCTGTTGGGCCTTAAGGGAGGACTTGTCAGGAGAAAGAAGGGTcagagcaggggcaggcagggtggtGCAACCTTGCTTCTCCCTACAGCTTACGCCGTGTTACCCACAGTAGCAGCAAGAAATGCTCAGTTAGGGAACCAAAGCTCACacctccttttccttttgatttgcaCCTCAAGTTACTCCTCCACATTCACCTCTCCCCCAGGCGGGTGggacaggcagggcaggaggcctCTTGGGCCTGAGAACAGAGTGGGGAAGCAAGGGCAGATACAAGGCTCTGGAACCAGTGGCAGGCCTGTGAATGAGCTGTAACACATTGTTTAGCACTTCTTAGCAtcctgaagggaaaaaaggacaagaacaaCTCCCTGAAGACATCTATCTCCTGTTTTGCTTTGTGGATACCTTTGAAGAGGCCTAATTAGAAAAATGAGTCATCttaaattggttaataaaatgaaaattgtcaAAATACTGTAGATGTCAATGATGTAGAAAGGACTGGGAAACGCAGGCCAATGCAGAGGCAGAAAGATGTCGAGCAACTTGCCCAAGCCCACCCAAGTAGTGAACGTGAGACTCTGGATTTCAACCCAAATGGCTCCAAAGTCTGGGCTTCTTCCTCTCATATGACCAGTTACCAGACTGGAACCCTAACCCAGGTCTCTGTGACTCTTAAGTATTCATGCTGTTTGCTCCAGCAAAATAAATGGGTGATACTATGTCATATAATTTAGTCACATAGTCATGTTTCCATAACCTCACACCTCCTGTCACCTTCACGAGATTCTGTCTGTTACAAGAAAGTCACAGCTTGTGCCAGACACTCAAGGGATGAGATCACACAAGGGCATGACTAATGGTGGGGTGGTGGTTATGGGGACCCTATTAAGAGTCTGCTCGTTAGGCTGGTTTCTGATCAGTTCATCTCTACCCCCTGACACATGTGTGTCGTGTCCTACAGTGCCAACATTctgggaaatgaaagagaaaaaactagGCTGGGGTGAGTAGGCATTGCCCATTCAATAGAAGGCACCCAGAAAGAATTtgctgaataattttattttacatgggatatattacatatttttaaatattactttttgtttaatCTTACACTAATGTACTTGTTCCCATTACAACAAATATCTTTGAAACTATAATTCTGAAAAGTCCACGTATTTTGCCCAAATGGAAGATACTCAGGGACCATGAACTTCACGTCTGCTTTGTGTTCACAAATACTAAACGCATTAAGCTCACAGATATTTGTTACAATGAACTAAAGATTATAGTTTGTTTTGATATTCCAAGTATTTTTCTTACTAATGCTGAGATGAACATCTCTCTATGAAAATCTTTATGCACATCTGTGTTTCCAAAGGATTGAAACTGAAAAGTGAAATCATTGGGTTAATATGGAGAAACACCTTCAGActtttgttatatatttctttCCAAGTTGCTGGTCTTCGTGTCCCTGCCCAGGGTTGTTATGAGGAGCAAATGAAATGACCTTGACC
This portion of the Phyllostomus discolor isolate MPI-MPIP mPhyDis1 chromosome 14, mPhyDis1.pri.v3, whole genome shotgun sequence genome encodes:
- the POM121L2 gene encoding POM121-like protein 2; the encoded protein is MGSYLGKPRPSPPPAEARADLAQTPVARRPCQALHQVHRVQHVHRAHPAPRLRPAARPRTWDPADPASWVVNEAWKRFPMKRPQNSIVGPLASDWWESYLKRTLWSLRHPRAVWSPVTVTITPRRGLPAKAPAQAIGLAGPSPPEKPPDPRARETVLRALRDSKKGRLRLEETPSPPPERLDGKRRSPDARPSAFKPLTGSGDLASFVPSLGPLGRSLGPWNSDHGLRRRPASSPASSSGSSHAGRPLRPKRNAITSSYSSSRDFSEPWKRNLLRSSFQMPEWPVKRKTGQQDHSAAPLASEGSGAASGSGGQQKEALPRPRCRPGTPLSLSPPPQLGDAVPAEDPALGMKAGLQWGSKTRQGTTEVTTGPPLSVTLECAGTAPTQGTHLQVASPGPLASLQWRGEETSVAHSSLKTASLLAPPLCSPSEPLPGPSWDEKPTAAVTLMTPASPASPVTVTTRRPPTRQADRSARPPDPPTVTSALPSTRRTLFATARKPAHRPSASAPPAATSADPSWKPVPGPPPTSETGDALPPRVSVTAAARSPPGISVPTFEPIFGGIEPLESVPVTAPSFKQASPPAPPACTHLCQDLVKAASVATSTAPRSTSKDSSFKPPLDLDVADVTGAVGDTYSVPSTSHTFPLGASRGFRASSSPGTGFSVPPAQHATIPVAHTASICSRLPPRAAQTSPGKSTANFKRKGSPLSASALITSGQPTLLSGISNPTSVVTAPLGSSSKPPFPLSPGATPQPAFGAAGEQKQGAAQPALGPGFSSSVFRNSAVASPTPSPAQPALSSPTQSAFVVLTPSVHAFHAPASIQPDAGSTPAGFPLGPAGATGFGGITETRQSAARGSVFGSTAPRPFAFGGLVTPMDCGESGVPNMSSKARVLSIGAMPSGTTHAVTPFGKGWSQNTQGLTSQGTPFASGRASISARKTMLGGPPTFPLAHSIPVPRPVKTGSSFGNPSPPAKGSVGRGSFKSSAPSFSIGAKPKTPKNREQGHSRRHHTHKK